In one window of bacterium DNA:
- a CDS encoding type II toxin-antitoxin system RelE/ParE family toxin codes for MFEIKITVRAEEDLRYFRKHEQKTILDTIENQLIWEPTTETKNRKALVPNDLSRWELRIGEYRVFYDVDEDTFTVKIKAVGYKVHNQLFFRGKEFHL; via the coding sequence ATGTTTGAGATCAAAATTACTGTAAGAGCAGAAGAAGATTTGCGGTATTTTAGAAAACATGAGCAAAAGACTATTCTTGATACGATTGAAAACCAGTTAATATGGGAACCAACGACAGAAACCAAAAATCGCAAGGCCTTAGTTCCCAATGATCTTTCACGATGGGAACTTCGGATTGGGGAATATCGAGTTTTCTATGATGTTGATGAAGATACGTTCACTGTGAAGATTAAAGCGGTTGGTTATAAAGTTCATAATCAACTATTCTTTCGAGGAAAGGAGTTTCATTTATGA